Genomic window (Nitrospirota bacterium):
GTGCCGAAGGCTACGCTTGCAGCGAAAATAAACTCCCTCCTATAGTAATAAATAAAAAAATGAGCTTGGATGTAATAATTATCGGCGGAGGCCCTGCTGGTCTTACAGCAGGGCTTTATGCTTCAAGGGCAAGGCTGAAGACCCTTCTAATTGAAAAGGGTTTTGCAGGCGGACAGGTAATGACCACTGAGTGGGTCGAGAACTACCCCGGCTTTGAGGAAGGTATTTCCGGAGCTGAGCTCTCTCAGAGATTTGAAAAGCACGCCACAAAGTTCGGGCTTGATATTATCCAGGGATCGGTAACCGAGGTCTCTCTAAAGGACAAGATCAAGCGTATAACACTTGAGAACGGCATTCAGTACGAGTCAAAGACCGTTATTCTTGCTACCGGAGCGAGCCCCAAGCTTTTAAACATAGCTGGTGAGGGCGAGTTGAGGGGCAAAGGCGTTTCATATTGCGCGATATGCGACGGCGCATTTTTTAAGGGGGAGAAGCTTGCGGTGATCGGCGGAGGAGACTCTGCTGTTGAGGAGGCGATGTTTCTCACCAGGTTTGCCGAGATGGTCTATATTGTGCACAGGCGCGACCGTTTCAGGGCGGCCATGATAGCGCAGGAGAGGGCTTCCTCAAACCCCAAGGTTAAATTCATACTTGACTCCGTGCCTGAAAGGATAGAGGGTGAGAGCGGAGTAAAAGCCCTGCATATAAAGAATGTCAAGACCGGTGAAAAGTCTGTGCTTGATGTCCACGGGGTCTTTATATATGTCGGGTATAATCCGAATTCCGCATTTCTTAAAGGTATTGTCCGCCTTGATGACAAAGGCTACATAATTTCAGACGACAGGATGGCCACATCAGCTCCGGGAGTATATGGTGTAGGCGATATACGGGCAGGGTCATTAAAACAGATATGCACCGCAGTTGGTGACGGCGCTACAGCCGCCATGTCCGCTGAAAAATATATAGAGAATAACTTTAACGAGGATCAATAATCAGTCATTAATTATA
Coding sequences:
- the trxB gene encoding thioredoxin-disulfide reductase, coding for MSLDVIIIGGGPAGLTAGLYASRARLKTLLIEKGFAGGQVMTTEWVENYPGFEEGISGAELSQRFEKHATKFGLDIIQGSVTEVSLKDKIKRITLENGIQYESKTVILATGASPKLLNIAGEGELRGKGVSYCAICDGAFFKGEKLAVIGGGDSAVEEAMFLTRFAEMVYIVHRRDRFRAAMIAQERASSNPKVKFILDSVPERIEGESGVKALHIKNVKTGEKSVLDVHGVFIYVGYNPNSAFLKGIVRLDDKGYIISDDRMATSAPGVYGVGDIRAGSLKQICTAVGDGATAAMSAEKYIENNFNEDQ